Proteins from a genomic interval of Spirochaetota bacterium:
- the aroA gene encoding 3-phosphoshikimate 1-carboxyvinyltransferase has translation MRFNVTPSNLHGEAVIPGSKSHTIRALVCALLADGTSTILQPLDSSDTRSCLGMIRQFGATVQEHADKWIVTGCGRPHVPDDVIDVGNSGTSLYFGIGVASLVNGITVFTGDHQIRNRPAGDLLHAINELGGYAVSTRGNGKPPVVVQGPINGGHVQLKAITSQYLSSLLIATPMAAYNTIIDVPLLNEAPYVGMTLWWLDKLGIEYSNKGYDQFIVRGGQVYKPFTQYIPADFSSATFFMVAAAITQSTVVLKGLDFNDTQGDKEVVNILRAMGAEVEIFKDAIAITGKPLKGGTFDLNAMPDALPALSVCACFAEGETRLVNVPQARVKETDRIAVMCAELTKMGANIEELPDGLVIRKSTLRGTLVNGHYDHRVVMSLAVAGLAAMGTTVIDTAESVGVTFPNFVELMQSLGAQIRTEE, from the coding sequence ATGCGTTTTAATGTAACCCCATCTAATTTACATGGTGAAGCTGTCATTCCCGGTTCAAAATCGCATACTATCCGGGCACTGGTATGTGCGTTGCTTGCTGATGGTACTTCAACTATTTTACAACCGCTTGATTCAAGTGATACGCGCTCATGTCTTGGGATGATACGGCAATTTGGCGCAACTGTACAAGAACATGCCGATAAATGGATAGTAACTGGATGCGGCAGGCCACATGTTCCTGATGATGTCATTGATGTGGGTAATTCAGGTACTTCGCTGTACTTTGGCATTGGCGTTGCATCGCTAGTAAATGGTATAACAGTGTTTACCGGTGATCATCAAATTAGAAATCGTCCTGCTGGGGATTTACTCCATGCTATCAATGAATTGGGAGGATATGCAGTTTCAACCCGGGGTAATGGCAAACCGCCGGTAGTGGTGCAGGGCCCTATCAACGGAGGGCATGTGCAGCTGAAAGCCATTACATCGCAGTATCTATCATCTTTGCTTATAGCTACACCAATGGCTGCATACAACACAATCATTGATGTGCCGCTGCTCAACGAGGCTCCGTATGTGGGCATGACGTTGTGGTGGCTGGATAAATTGGGAATTGAATACAGCAATAAAGGATATGATCAGTTTATTGTACGTGGCGGCCAGGTCTACAAGCCTTTTACACAATATATCCCAGCAGATTTTTCTTCTGCAACATTTTTCATGGTTGCAGCAGCAATTACGCAAAGCACGGTGGTGCTCAAGGGTCTTGATTTTAATGACACACAGGGCGACAAAGAAGTGGTAAATATATTGCGAGCAATGGGTGCAGAGGTTGAAATTTTTAAAGATGCTATCGCCATTACCGGGAAGCCATTAAAAGGCGGAACATTTGACCTCAATGCCATGCCTGATGCACTTCCGGCACTTTCAGTGTGTGCATGTTTTGCAGAAGGTGAGACGCGACTTGTAAATGTTCCGCAGGCACGCGTTAAGGAAACTGACCGTATTGCGGTGATGTGTGCTGAGCTTACAAAAATGGGTGCTAATATTGAAGAATTGCCCGACGGGCTTGTAATACGCAAAAGCACTTTGAGGGGAACACTTGTCAATGGCCACTATGACCATAGGGTAGTGATGTCATTGGCTGTGGCAGGCCTTGCTGCAATGGGCACCACTGTAATAGATACTGCTGAGTCTGTTGGGGTTACTTTCCCAAATTTTGTTGAGCTGATGCAAAGCCTTGGTGCACAAATACGTACGGAGGAGTAA
- the aroH gene encoding chorismate mutase: MIRGVRGAITVDANTKEEILQRTEELLRAIVTINKIQIDDIASAIFTVTDDVNAEFPAVAARNLGWLHIPLLCSREIPVPGSLGMCVRVLLHINTDKRQDEIVHVYLRDAKKLRPDINTPLQDKYYTSDDD, from the coding sequence GTGATCCGGGGAGTTCGCGGTGCAATTACTGTTGATGCAAATACAAAAGAAGAAATACTGCAAAGGACTGAAGAGCTTTTAAGGGCGATAGTTACTATAAATAAAATTCAGATTGATGATATAGCTTCAGCAATTTTCACAGTAACCGACGATGTGAACGCAGAGTTCCCTGCTGTTGCTGCACGGAATTTAGGATGGTTGCATATACCGCTTTTATGTTCACGTGAGATTCCGGTTCCCGGCTCGCTTGGCATGTGTGTGCGTGTGTTGCTGCACATAAATACTGATAAAAGACAGGATGAAATTGTGCATGTATATTTACGGGATGCTAAAAAACTGCGCCCTGATATTAATACGCCCTTACAGGATAAGTATTATACTTCGGATGATGACTGA
- a CDS encoding outer membrane lipoprotein-sorting protein — protein MKHYHVIIIVVMLLVLPMTHTHIRAQAEREIELTAQEILARVDRIMDYPDGILKGYLMHITPDGSAQKLQITGYINKNQFLFDIVKPTRGSMQKVLYRIGGEDLWVYDMAARALFHKMGIDKYDDILATNFYYVDLSNADLQSNYVARIDGSVILKNNDCFKLTLDPIDKTGAYGKLTLYVIKKSYIPLRIDFHDQDKVIFKTLSIAKIAQKDGRSFPVRYDMLNIKKGTMTVMEFTSIEDGVPINAELFRPEKLGD, from the coding sequence ATGAAACACTATCACGTTATTATAATTGTTGTCATGTTACTTGTGTTGCCAATGACACATACCCATATCAGGGCACAGGCTGAACGAGAAATAGAATTAACCGCACAGGAAATTCTTGCCAGGGTTGACCGTATTATGGATTATCCTGATGGAATCCTGAAAGGGTATTTGATGCACATTACACCAGATGGATCAGCCCAAAAACTACAGATAACAGGATATATTAATAAAAATCAGTTTTTATTTGATATTGTAAAACCAACACGGGGAAGTATGCAGAAAGTGCTCTACCGTATAGGTGGTGAGGACCTTTGGGTATATGATATGGCTGCCCGGGCGCTGTTTCACAAAATGGGTATTGATAAATATGACGACATACTTGCAACAAACTTTTATTATGTTGATTTGTCAAATGCTGATTTACAGAGTAATTATGTTGCACGTATTGATGGTTCGGTCATTTTAAAAAATAATGACTGCTTCAAACTCACGCTTGATCCTATAGATAAAACGGGTGCATATGGCAAACTTACACTATACGTAATAAAAAAAAGTTATATTCCCTTGCGTATAGATTTCCACGATCAGGATAAGGTAATATTCAAGACACTTTCCATTGCAAAAATTGCACAAAAGGATGGAAGGTCATTCCCAGTGCGCTATGACATGTTGAATATTAAAAAAGGCACCATGACAGTGATGGAATTTACTTCCATAGAAGATGGAGTACCCATTAATGCTGAACTATTCAGACCTGAAAAATTAGGTGACTGA
- a CDS encoding 16S rRNA (uracil(1498)-N(3))-methyltransferase: MAQFFVRAPGDDNTVIIEDEDYHHLVRVRRAQIGDSIQVIDSEGMRYRAIITHIQTEKIIAQITDTINYPNIQLDLTLCVAVLKGKKFDLVIQKAVEIGVCRIIPMITERTIPDISEKEEKKLARWQKIAIEASKQCLRPNVPVVSPVMTFDEVVRMKKDAGILAHADPDAGSMRTFLKESKPHNNVMLLTGPEGGFSKKEVEIARGFDWFVLYNGATQLRAETAAIVLPAIIIYEWGYS, encoded by the coding sequence ATGGCACAGTTTTTTGTACGTGCACCGGGTGATGATAATACTGTGATCATTGAAGATGAAGACTATCATCATCTTGTGAGGGTGCGACGTGCCCAAATAGGTGACAGCATTCAGGTGATAGACTCAGAAGGAATGCGATACCGTGCAATAATCACTCACATCCAGACAGAGAAAATAATTGCTCAAATAACCGATACTATTAACTATCCTAATATTCAACTTGATCTTACACTGTGTGTTGCAGTGTTAAAAGGAAAGAAATTTGATCTTGTCATTCAAAAGGCTGTTGAAATAGGAGTGTGCCGGATTATTCCAATGATAACAGAGCGAACCATACCTGATATTTCAGAAAAAGAGGAAAAGAAATTAGCGCGCTGGCAAAAAATAGCCATTGAAGCATCCAAGCAATGTTTACGCCCCAATGTGCCTGTAGTTTCCCCTGTGATGACATTTGATGAAGTCGTACGGATGAAAAAGGATGCTGGCATACTTGCTCATGCTGATCCCGATGCCGGGAGCATGCGTACCTTTTTAAAAGAGTCCAAGCCTCATAATAATGTTATGTTATTGACCGGCCCCGAAGGAGGTTTTTCAAAAAAAGAAGTTGAAATTGCACGAGGCTTTGATTGGTTTGTATTATATAATGGGGCCACACAGCTAAGAGCTGAGACGGCAGCCATTGTGCTGCCTGCAATTATTATATATGAATGGGGTTATTCATAA
- the thiS gene encoding sulfur carrier protein ThiS translates to MRIRVNGIDIEFEKNTLKELLDLYRFNPSKIMVEKNGRIVDKENYATEQLHDGDVLEIARFVGGG, encoded by the coding sequence ATGAGGATCAGGGTAAACGGCATAGATATTGAATTTGAAAAAAACACATTAAAAGAGTTACTTGATTTATACCGATTTAATCCCTCAAAAATAATGGTGGAAAAGAACGGGCGTATTGTTGATAAGGAAAACTATGCTACTGAACAATTGCATGATGGCGATGTTCTTGAAATAGCACGTTTTGTTGGTGGGGGATGA
- a CDS encoding radical SAM protein → MKKAYLAFCDIDGNVYKHPKVVAAFRQGRRFVPVDEKELIPIPDGSTLYMLPQRYPVDGKKFKAITHYNGNEIWAVAAFLSSGYLRTYLPAYTRKDGAPILSLWAYCGLVFVGDSFYVPALRIDPDPRSDPALHRNDIELFKKIKAIKQQYPQNSLVRQLAKCSTEYGCLCARNFFLSRYEAPLPTTKSCNALCLGCFSFQKDTGVHVSQYRLNREPTPEEIACVMLHHIDRVDKAIVSFGQGCEGEPLLRAKDLAKAIAIVRSKTTKGTIHLNTNGSLPQALKQCIDAGLDSVRISLNSPTEKYYTRYYRPKNYHFKDVMHSIEVALKAGIFVSINLFFLPGFTDAKSQVSALCTFLDNYPVNMIQTRNLNIDPDYYLDSIGFEDEDAIGVRQLLELLRKQYPMLKLGYYNPPKEEFKTIVNFD, encoded by the coding sequence ATGAAGAAAGCATATTTAGCATTTTGTGATATTGACGGAAATGTATATAAACACCCAAAGGTGGTAGCTGCTTTTAGACAAGGCAGGCGATTTGTGCCAGTGGATGAAAAAGAGCTCATCCCTATTCCTGATGGCAGTACACTCTACATGTTACCTCAGCGATATCCTGTGGACGGAAAAAAATTCAAAGCTATAACTCATTACAATGGCAATGAAATATGGGCTGTTGCAGCATTTTTAAGTTCTGGATATTTGCGCACTTATCTGCCGGCATATACGCGGAAGGATGGTGCACCAATACTTTCACTGTGGGCATATTGCGGACTAGTGTTTGTGGGGGATTCATTTTATGTGCCAGCGCTACGTATTGATCCTGATCCACGCTCTGACCCTGCGCTACACCGAAATGACATTGAGCTTTTTAAAAAAATAAAAGCTATAAAGCAGCAGTACCCGCAAAACAGCTTGGTGCGCCAGCTTGCAAAATGTTCTACTGAATATGGTTGTTTGTGTGCTCGTAATTTTTTCTTAAGTCGATATGAAGCTCCACTGCCTACAACCAAATCGTGCAATGCTCTGTGCTTAGGGTGCTTTTCATTTCAAAAGGATACAGGTGTGCACGTTTCGCAGTACAGGCTCAACAGGGAACCTACTCCAGAAGAGATAGCCTGTGTTATGCTGCACCACATTGATCGCGTTGATAAAGCTATAGTAAGCTTTGGGCAGGGCTGTGAAGGTGAGCCGCTTTTGCGTGCAAAAGACCTGGCAAAGGCCATTGCAATTGTAAGGAGCAAAACCACCAAGGGCACCATACATCTAAACACCAATGGATCATTACCACAGGCTCTCAAGCAGTGCATTGATGCAGGGCTTGATTCTGTGCGCATTAGTCTGAATTCACCAACGGAAAAGTATTATACCAGGTACTATCGCCCCAAAAATTATCACTTTAAAGATGTAATGCATAGTATTGAAGTTGCCTTGAAAGCAGGTATTTTTGTTTCAATTAATCTTTTCTTTTTGCCCGGTTTTACCGATGCCAAATCACAAGTTAGTGCTTTGTGTACTTTTCTTGACAACTACCCTGTGAATATGATACAAACACGTAATCTCAATATTGACCCGGATTATTATCTTGATAGCATTGGCTTTGAAGATGAGGATGCAATTGGTGTACGACAATTACTTGAGCTGTTGCGAAAACAGTATCCCATGTTAAAATTGGGATACTACAATCCGCCAAAGGAAGAATTTAAAACGATTGTAAATTTTGACTGA
- a CDS encoding hotdog fold thioesterase has protein sequence MEKMIEDPLRYAREVVGKDPLATFLGIDVEDVKHGYARCGLTVKPEYLNAVERAHGGIIHAVADQAFAVASNSMGTMAVALTMTLQYLQAAMDGERIFAECMLVHAGRKISSWRLEVRGNNDAIIAIGDAVAYHK, from the coding sequence ATGGAAAAGATGATTGAGGATCCTCTAAGGTATGCCAGAGAAGTTGTAGGTAAAGACCCCCTGGCAACATTTCTTGGAATTGATGTGGAGGATGTGAAGCATGGATATGCGCGCTGTGGACTGACGGTTAAACCGGAATACCTCAATGCGGTTGAGCGGGCACATGGTGGTATAATACATGCAGTAGCTGACCAGGCATTTGCAGTGGCAAGCAACTCCATGGGGACAATGGCTGTGGCACTGACTATGACATTGCAATACCTGCAGGCGGCCATGGATGGGGAGCGTATTTTTGCTGAATGTATGTTGGTGCATGCGGGAAGAAAAATAAGTTCATGGCGTCTTGAGGTGAGGGGAAACAATGATGCAATTATAGCAATAGGGGATGCAGTAGCGTATCATAAGTAA